From the genome of Diorhabda carinulata isolate Delta chromosome 2, icDioCari1.1, whole genome shotgun sequence:
ATTACAACCATATACCACGAATTTGATCGTAAATATGGATACAAACACAATTATCTTTACAAAGATCCTTTTATGAAATTGTATATCATGTAAGTGCGATTGTTTACCTTATTTTCTGGTATGAATCGTTGGATTGAAATTTCAGGAACTTTATCGATGAAGCAAGCAACAGAATCTTATGAACattcaaagaaagaaaaaatgaaaagataatTAGCTCCTATCAAAGATGTAAAAAGGCTGTGATCTTATAAACTCCACGCATATTCTGTAATCATGACTTAGTGGTGATGCGTtctgtataatttcattttaacatCGATATATCAGTTGAGAATAcgtaatatattttcatgtcacattttttgttttttatttaacctcTTCCAAACACCcaacatttttcatgaaaaaatccTCTTCAAATTAACCAAAATACAATCTAGAATACTTACATAGAGGACGAAATATTTGGGGttccaattgaaaaaaaaaatgtagttagAGCCACCCTGAACatcgaaattaaaatttgaatacagaAATAGATtccttgttaaaaaatacatttaaaggccgattcataaacttgacttgcCGTTCGCGGGTGACGTTTTTCGTTCGTATCAAATTCTACATCCTATTCATAAACTTAACGTTGTTATTAACCTAAACATTTCGTTGTTCTTTTTAAAGTGTgtactgctttttgttttcatgatatttttgtgttttcgtGTTTAATCTGGTTTATGAacgatattatggaaaataacgaaaagaaaacaaacaaagcCAAAAGACCACCATAAACAAACAAtcagaaatagaaataaacccAATGTCATGCTGTAACGTCATACGTCAAAATCACGTAACAAACGTAAACTGATGTGTTTGCACTTCTCTATTGCTACGGACGGCCaacggaaaaaaataaaattcttttatgttCAAAGTCACCAACGGCAGGCCGCATTTCAatctttaattttgtaacagaaaACGAAAAGTCAAGTTTATAAATCGGCCTTTAATAACATCATGTATAAAAAGTCATGTTCGATATACGACCATAGATAAACTTCAAATACGGAGCGACATTTTAACGATGGTACATTTCCATTGCACTTCGCgggaaaatgatttttgaaatttttttcctacGGCCAGGAAACTACAATATCCAGTGTGCAACGTGCATCAAAGTTTGGTTGCGCACTCGTATAAGCTTATTCTCCTCACCACATCTTTGGTATAAAATTGCGGAAACGAATTCCATCACTCCTGTCAACTAGACATTTGTTCCAGTATACgattatgtcaaatttgaatttgtataaataatattccaagaaaaaattgttaataagtAACTTATTGGATGGTATATAGATACAGCAGCACTATGgtgtcaatttttattaattaattcaatggTCTTTTGTAATTTAAGTCTGGTACGTATTAAATCGTTTTACAGCataatattctaaaataatacACAGTACTTTTGTATATATTAGTTAAAACCGGGttcataaagaaataaaaataatataatgaaaaatcaccgatttatatctttttattgttttctaataACTCATTTCGCGTATAGTCATGGCGTTATTACAATAACAGATGTTTTTAGAGGTTaggtgatatttttttgtagctAGATGCCAAAAACATACATTCGCATGCGTCAAACTTCGTCTCTATATATCTAAttatgctattttttttttcactttataatgtcttatatttttattttttctgaacGAACCCACAGTAAGGGTTCAAATATTTTCCCTCAAATAACTATAGTTATCACGCATGGTAATAAGCAACGTACATTTATGTAACGTATATTGTGTTGCCTCACTGTTTGTAGTCTTTTAATTCAATACACAAGAGTGTTGACGTCACACACCGCCATTGTTAGGACACGTCAGGGATCACTTTCCCACCCAAGTTTTCAATACGTTGACCATCGTATATGTGTTGagtgatttcttatttttccgtattttctttgataaattttccaaaaatataccTTCTGGTACAAAAGACTAAACTAATTAAACGGTTTTAAAGAGCACACATTACttctcaaattttgtttatatactaTAACATATGACTGCCTTGACGTCACGCTCCGGTTGAGTAATGTTTATGAACTGAATCGTTGCCACGTTGATTGTAAAAacgatgaattttttaattctttattaaaagacgtacttatcaaaatttttgctTTCGTTGGGTTCACAGTATGTtcgttgaatatttttaaaattcgaaaacatataatttcttaataaacTGAAACGTCGGATATAGCTCAAGTTAAGTATAAACTGTACCTATAATTATATACCCTTGACCTTGTAGTGTACAATTTAAGTTAAAACAAACGCGTGTAACAACGACCGGTATACTATGAAATTTATctatataattatcaaaaatcgaTGTAACTATTATCCTTAATAATGCAGTGGATATTTATAAAAGGAAATAATGTCTTTTATTTAAAAGGTTCGTTCATTTATTACATAACCTCTCTTCCATTCAGTCGAGTGAAATTTGAGatattaaaaagtttatttgaacaCTTTCTTAGTCAGATACTGATTGTCCATTCTATTAACAACACTGAGAATAGAAACAGAGATTTGTTTTTCTACACATAGCACCAGTATCAGTATCGAACATTATCTAAAAACATTCATTTATATCAGTGGCAGAgtgatgtttatttttttcattttttaaataaaattagtaatcAGTTTGATGAATGAAAAATGGTACGTATATGTCacttattgataaaatttaaatgtgtaatgttattaaaatgttattgaaGTACAGTGAagtggaaaatttttaaattattgtatttattattataaagctatttacatagaaaatatcatgTAGTATATCAACTTAAATTTAGTGACTCGTTAACAAAATGCAAGGTATTGAATATAACACGTATCTATGTTACAATAAGCGATAAAAGAATTCAGGTGCACATATAGTACATATTAATATGTTGATAAAGAATGTAGTAGACGGGAAATGGAATAATATATCAAGGTTGATTAAAACGTCGCCCTGTATAGCCTTCCATCCGAAAACCGTTACACAAATAAACGTAACTATCCATAAACAGACTTCAGTTAAACACAAAACCAGTTAAACAATCAGTTGAAGTGCACCGCatgatttaatcaaaaattttattgaccAACTTTGTTGGACAACCGAAACGCCTGTATGTCAGGAATCCAAACAAACATTATTCATCTGTGAAATCGGTGCGTAGTAAGTTGGGGCCATTGTTAGTTGATTGCGTATCAATATGTTAGTTGGATTATGTGATTGCTTTTACtactaaattttattcaagtgGGTTCCATTCATATAGTTATTATTAAGGGAAAGTGGTAATAAACAACGTCAtttactgtgaaaaaaaaaacgttttactGGCAGCTACTAGTTATTATCCATTCGTACACATAGGCGTGCGAAAGAGAAGTTAAAACATGATATgagtataaaacttttttttgaataaagaaactaaagtctatttatcaaaaaaaaagtgaaCTAAAACATATTCACGCATACTGTCTCCGTGTCGaacatatttaagaaaattacgcAACAGATAAATATATCGCCCCTGCCACGCcgttttttatttgtagtatATTATGGTGCCACTGATTTGAACTAATAATGATGCCTCACCGCGTTTCGCTCGGAGTGTTCACGTGCTGATCACGctctgatcattgttttggtttactattttttttataaatagactTTCCCTGTATATTAGTATATGTACACCTAACATGTTGGGTTGGTTTAAAAAAGGAGTGGAGTTATGAATAAGTGATTCTACAGCTGTAATTGGTCAAATTGAAACGAGAAAGTAGCATAAATggtatataatttcaaaataaattgcttGAAATATCTCAGAAAGTTTGGAATGACACGTAGaacgaacctaacctaacctcgttTTAGGTGTCGTTTAATACTGTCAAGTTATTTCAAGCAATTTCTTTGCAAATTATATGCTGTTTATGtgattttttcgtttcaataCCTTTTTAATACAATTACAGTTACAGAATCATTATTTCATAATCCCGCCCCTCTTTATTTCGGTAATGAATGGTTGATTATTTCAAGTTCTAAACTCCACCCACTTCCGTCACCGGTATGATACGGAAGTCTTATCCATTTTTATATGACagtagtttgaaaaaaaattatttacccaaatttgaaatatcaaaatatttattgttatcaaGAAATCCAAAGTGCGTTACAaagttttttaatcatattgttttctttataatattttcgtacAGGTATTTTTACACATTACTAAAAAATGTCACCctgtatttataaatttattcgaATAATTTTCACCATAAGTTACTTATCAATTGAATTTGAAGTAAAACTGTCAAAttgtcattttaataataataatataatatgttaTACAATGTATGAGATAGAGACTATGTTTACATATTATTTCTACCCTTGTATAAATCTTATACACCAGAAACTACGATatgttatgaataaattaaaataacttgtaCTTTATATAATCAAGTTCCATACTCCGCCATTGTATTAACTGTTAACAATTTTATGGTCATCTAGACAACCAGCGTTGCCAAACTTATCATAAGATTAAAAGTTTTCGGAATTTCTACGATGATTACGCTATGATTAAGTATAATTTCGAGTAATCttgttgaaacaaaatttttttaccggACAATTATGTACGATCATATTCATTGACTAGATAgattattataatgaaagtattgtttgtatattttttgttgtattattaTCGAACGATAAAGTTTTTATTGTAACAATGGCAACTCTGTTTTGGTCAAAAGCGATAGTATTGAACTAGAGGGAAACAGAATACATAACTTCCTATAtagtttctaattttaattttagggTATGTAAGAATTTGAGAAACCGTGAAGATTTGAAAGAAGCAACACCAAAGAAATTACAAcatttaaaaacttattatttatgTAATGAAAACATACAAGTAATTGGTACTTTAGCAGCAATTACAAGAAATAATATGGTAAGACaacatgttttatatattttttcttggtggttattgaaattttttcttaggCGCGAGGAAGAGGTGGAGGTGGTTGCAAAAAATGTCTTTTAGGGACTTGTTTGTACATgtgagtaaaatttttatttctaatattttagttataatgacaaaaataagtacgtttatataaatgtattagtattatttaaatcattaaaataataatattgacaaaGAAAGTGGTGAAAACATCTAATAGGACTAATGTCAAAACGATCTTACACGACTATACACGATTCTATTTCCCTTTGGTCACTATTAATTAATCTATGAAAATCAAATTCTCGATTGATTGACGTTAGTCCtaatacgagagttgctacttaagttttgagatacgataaataaaaacaaatatttataattgaatatgactttattgtttttcaaaatattctccattaacaTTAATTCGCTTTTGCTTGCGAGATAGTactttatcaccaaaagtcgaaacgagttGATCGGTACACTACTTTTGGTTTAATCCACGacgaaaataatagaaaattattgcacgaaaatgtatttttttcaccAAGGTGAACgtttcaagtatttgtaaataattcaaacaGCATTCGTTTTGAGTACATtctccattaaaaatgtcaacgtcagatttgacagaatcacatcagtgttgccatatctcaaaagtTGAGTAGCAACCCTAGTAGATATACGTATTATCggcttaaaaaaatgtttgaactTCCAGTTTTGTGGttctactattattatttatagtagTATTCGTTATAGTCCCCGTAGTATTTAAATATAGTGTCGGAATTCAACGAAGTCTAATATTTCCCACATGTGagttgaattaaatttatttttgtgtacgTTTTGATTACGAATTAATGTTTTTTAGGGGTCATCACTCCTAAAAATTACTCAGACATtgatgatttcaaaataaaaggaGTAAAAAACTTTTACGTAAATCTGTACGATAATTACACGACAGATGGCGCTGAAAATATAATTCTAGGCGTATGGCAAATATTACCAGACGAGTTATTGAGTGAATTAATCGATAATAGTGATTATAATTTTGACGGTATATTGAATAATGGAAATTATAGTATATTACTATATTTACATGGAAATGGACAGGACAGGACCGAATCTGTGGAAATCTATAATGTTCTAAGGAAATTTTTCCACATATTTGCTGTTGATTATAGAGGTAAGTTGATATTTTTCAGTGAAAAATTCAACTATTATAATAGTTGTGTAAAGATATTGAAAATCACacaaaaattaaggaaaaacggcctcatatgtcgaagaaaaaaaaaccactgtttcatcaaaacaatgccCCGATTCAGAagtcgatggttaaattgaacgaattgcttCCCCATCcatcgtatagtccagatctggccaaCAGTGACTACTGattattcgctgatctcaaaaaaatctGGCGCTAAGAAATTTAGTTCAATTGAAGAAGCAACTGCTGAAagtgaagcctattttgaggcaaaagcgttggaatgattttaCTGCCCTTGAAGGAGataacattgatgaataaaatcgatttttaaaatgCACTGGTGTCTATTTATTCAAGGTTGTGTTgtaaaattttaggttatgctGATTCAACTTCTGCCGAATTAACTGAAACGGCAATAGTAAGAGACATAGTAGAATTTTACAAATGGTTAAGTGTTCGTacgaattcaaaaatatatgtttgGGGACACTCATTAGGTACCGGAGTTGGTACTCAACTTatagcaaatttaaaaaaagataaaattagcAGCAAAGGACTCATCTTAGAATCACCGTTTACATCGGTTACAGATGTGATGATGATCCATCCTGTAATAAAGGTAATTTCAGTGttagtcaattttttttaaatttataacaataacttgaaaaaaaatgacaatattttttgtttgcaaaacCAGTTTATTGTGGTTAACGCCTGGAAAATTGttggtttattttgatttttctattagACCTTCTCGTTTCTCCCATGGTTTAGATCAACTTTAATAGAACCAATGATAGACAATGGTTTCAATTTCGATTCAGCAAAATATATCCTGGA
Proteins encoded in this window:
- the LOC130890936 gene encoding lysophosphatidylserine lipase ABHD12-like isoform X1, with the protein product MNEKWVCKNLRNREDLKEATPKKLQHLKTYYLCNENIQVIGTLAAITRNNMARGRGGGGCKKCLLGTCLYIFVVLLLLFIVVFVIVPVVFKYSVGIQRSLIFPTWVITPKNYSDIDDFKIKGVKNFYVNLYDNYTTDGAENIILGVWQILPDELLSELIDNSDYNFDGILNNGNYSILLYLHGNGQDRTESVEIYNVLRKFFHIFAVDYRGYADSTSAELTETAIVRDIVEFYKWLSVRTNSKIYVWGHSLGTGVGTQLIANLKKDKISSKGLILESPFTSVTDVMMIHPVIKTFSFLPWFRSTLIEPMIDNGFNFDSAKYILDVDCPIMIVHAKDDTIIPHTFANELYNIAVNNRNWTYQGNVTYHLFDELNYGHMYIFKAPELPTFVSEFIEECDKFEKNK
- the LOC130890936 gene encoding lysophosphatidylserine lipase ABHD12-like isoform X2, whose product is MARGRGGGGCKKCLLGTCLYIFVVLLLLFIVVFVIVPVVFKYSVGIQRSLIFPTWVITPKNYSDIDDFKIKGVKNFYVNLYDNYTTDGAENIILGVWQILPDELLSELIDNSDYNFDGILNNGNYSILLYLHGNGQDRTESVEIYNVLRKFFHIFAVDYRGYADSTSAELTETAIVRDIVEFYKWLSVRTNSKIYVWGHSLGTGVGTQLIANLKKDKISSKGLILESPFTSVTDVMMIHPVIKTFSFLPWFRSTLIEPMIDNGFNFDSAKYILDVDCPIMIVHAKDDTIIPHTFANELYNIAVNNRNWTYQGNVTYHLFDELNYGHMYIFKAPELPTFVSEFIEECDKFEKNK